The Paenibacillus dendritiformis region TTCCACTGCATCTGGAGGTGAAGGCTTACGTACCTCTTACGAGGAACGGGCCACGAAAATGAGACCGACTATGATGTTATTTTCGCATATGTGCAACCAAGATTATATTACCGGGGCGGAGAAGCATCTTCTTTTTCTCGCTCATGAGTTAAGCATCTGGTATGAATGCATTATCATCGTGCCGCAGGAAGGTCGATTATCGGCTCTGGCCAGGGCTGCCGGCATTCGAAGCGAGATTATGCCCTGCCCGCTCATGTACTCTCTCATCCGGCCGGACGCCGATCTCCCGGAGGAGTGGGAGCGTTGGAAGCGGGCTCCCGAATTCGAGGCCATCGTCGAGCTGCTGAGGCATATGCAGCCCGACATCGTCTTGACGAATACGGCGATCCACCCGCTTCCGGCCGCCGCAGCCGCATCGCTGGGAATTCCAGCCCTGTGGGTCATCAATGAGACCATCGCCGACACTCCGCACACTTCCCTCGCGGCGGCGCTTATCAGCTCGCATGCCGATGGCATTATCGGTACATCGGAAACGACGCTTCAACCGATCCGCCCTGCGGCGGCCCCAATCTATTTGCTGCCTCCATCCTGGCACCCGAACTCGCTTCAGATCCGATCCTGGCCCCACTTCCGCCGCAGCAAAAGAAAAGAACTGGGGATAGCGGCGGGACATGTGCTGATTGGATATATAGCGGCTGCCATCTATCCCGAAAAAGGGCTGGACCATTTTGTCCGAATGGCGCTTCAAGTAGCCAATCAGAGGCCGTTCGCCCGCTTCGTCATCATCGGAGAGCCGACGGATCACGGTTATTATGACGCCTGTCTCGGGATGATTGCGAATTCTCCTTACGCCGATCGGTTCCGGGTCATTCGCTTCGAGGCGTCGGTGCAGCATGTGTACCCGGCGATGGATATTGTCGTGGTGCCCAGCTTGCTTCCGGAAGGCTTTGGATTAACGGCGCTGGAAGGAATGATATTCGGTAAGGCGGTGATTACGTACGCGTCAGGCGGATTGGCCGAAATACAAGCGGCGACGAGGAACTCTGCTTACTCGATAGAGACCGGGAACGTGGGGAGACTGGCACAGGCCGTTGTTGATGCGACCCGCAGCCCTTTGGTATGGAAAAAGGCGGGCATTCGCAACCGGAAGAACGCTGCCCGGGTGTATGGGCATACCGTGTTCCGTGATCGGCTGAAGAAGTTGCTGGTTAGCCATGTCCTTCACCATCGGCCAAAATACCAAGTCATCCAAGGGGATGCTCCCGATGTGTTCGTCGCCGATTCGGATAGCGGAACGTACCGCCGCGTTGCTCCCGGCATGCCGGAATATGAATCACTGCTGCCCCAGGCACGGCGGATTCCCGCCGACATCCTGTACGGCGTCATTTCTTCCGAAGGCTCGCCGGGCGACAAACTGCGGCGTCCCTTGTCCCGTCACCCTCATCTGCGCGGCAGGCGGAGGACGAAGCGGGGCCGGCGCCATTCGCCCCGGGCCATACGATCCGGCAGGAGGAAGAGAACGGGGCTCCATCGTTCCCGGATACGCCGAAGCAAGCGTCTTCGAAAAAAATGATGTTCGTTCACAAAATAGACATATTATTTTAAGTTTCGTTTCATTTCCGTTTAATCTTGCTTTAGATATCGCGGCTTATGATCGGGAGAGAGACTGCGGCGCGCCGCCGGCAGGCGGTGCGTCCGTTATCGTAAATGAAACGGGAGGTCTACGATGTTAGAAGTGAACAACGTCAGCAAATGGTATGACGACCGCCGGGGCGTGGAGGATCTTCAATTCGCCATCGAGCAGGGCGAGATAGTCGGCTTCCTGGGGCCCAACGGGGCAGGCAAGACGACGACGATGCGCATGATTACCGGGTATTTGAACCCGACTCGCGGGAGCATCTCGATCGGCGGCTTGACGATGGCGGAGCACGGCGCCCAGGCAAGAAGCAAGATCGGCTACTTGCCCGAGACGCCGCCCCTCTACCCTGACATGTCGGTGAAGGCGTATTTATCGTTTATCGCCGATCTGCGGGGAGTCCCTGTACGGGAGCAGAAGCAGCGCATCGCGGAAATGCTGGACAAGCTGGGGCTGCGAGGAAGAGAAAAGCAGATCATTCGCAGTCTGTCCAAAGGGTACAAGCAGCGGCTCGGCTTGGCGCAAGCGATTATGCATAAGCCTGATCTGCTCGTGCTGGACGAGCCGACGTCCGGGCTGGACCCGAACCAGATTATCGAGATACGCGAGCTGATCCGCGAATTGGGAGAGCAGCATACCGTTCTGCTCAGCACTCATATTTTGCCTGAGGTGAATACGTTGTGCAATCGGGTCCTTATCATCCATCAGGGACGTCTTGTGTTGGATGAACGGCAGGACCGGCTTGGGTTAGTGATGGGCCAGACCTCCTCGCTGCAGCTGGAAGTGAAGGGACGGGAGTCCGAGATCATTTCCATTTTGACAGCCCTTCCCGAGGTAGCGTCCGTCGATGTCCTTGCTGAGGCCGAAGAGCCTGGAGCCGGAATCGGGACGGATCAGGAGAGAGAGACTGACGATGAAGAGACTGAATCCCGTGCCGGCGCATTCTCTGTCAGCCCAGGCGCGGAGGCGGGAGCAGAATCCGGGATCACGGCGGAACAGGCGGGCGCGGATGAAGCTGGCGTCGTTCCAGAAGCAGGGGAAGAGCAGACCGGAGCGGCGCAGCCGGATTCCGGCGCCCAGATCGTTGCGCTTCGGGTCATTCCGGCGGAACAGTCGGATGCACGGGAGTCTATTTTTTTCGCACTTGCGAAGGCGGGTTATCCGATTCTCGAGATGAAGCGGGATGGTACCAGCCTCGAGGACGTGTTTATTCGGCTTACGACCGAGGAGGAGGTGCAAGATGCGTAGATTTCGAGCGATCTTTCGCAAGGAGCTGCAAGCTTATTTCACCTCGCCTGCCTCTTATGCGGCGTTTGCAGTCTATGTGCTGATTTCCAGCATGATGTTTTATTTGAATTTCGTGATGTTCCAGCCTAGTATCATCGATTTCCGTCTCGTCTCGGGCAACGCGGTATTCATGTATGTGTTCGTCATTCCGCTGTTGACGATGCGGCTGCTGGCGGACGAATTCCGCCAAGGCACGGATGAGCTGCTGTTGACCTCACCGGCCCGGCTGAGCCACATCGTGCTCGGCAAATATGCGGCGGCGCTTGTCGTCATGGTGCTGCTGGTCTGTCTCAGCCTGCTGTACCCGCTTATCATGTCGTTCTTCGGCCCGCTGGATTGGCCGGTGCTGCTTACTTCCGTTCTCGGGATGCTGATGTTAAGCGCAACGATGGCTGCCGTCGGCTTGTTCGCGTCCAGTCTGTCGCAGCACCAGATGGTGGCGGCGATAGCGGGCGTGGTCATGCTCCTTGCCTTCTGGCTGCTCGATATGCCCGCATCCACCTCCCCGGAATGGGGAAGCTGGCTTGCGCCATTTGCGATGAATCTTCGTCTGGAGTCATTCATGAAGGGTGTGATCAGCGCGGCGGACATACTCTTTTTTGTGACGCTGTCCGCCGTATTTATCGTGCTGAGTATTCAAGTGTTGGACAGAAAGCGGTGGAGGTAACATGAAGATGAAAACATGGCTGCGTCGTGGCAATGCGGCAATGATCTCGGCCGCGGTAGTAGGGATTTTCGTGCTGATTACTTATATATTCCAATCCTTCTCGGGATGGCAGTGGGACGTGACGAAGAACAAATCCTTCACGCTGTCGGAGCAGACGTTATCGGCGTTGGCTTCCATCGAGAAGCCAATCGCTATCAAGCTGTTCACGACCCCGAACGATGATGAAGTGCTGGTTCGGGAGGTTGCCGACATGGCAGAGGAATATGCGAAGCGCAACCGGAATATTTCATTCAAGCGGTATGATCTGCTGAAGGAGCCTTCGCTTGCGGAGCAGTACAAGCTGACGGCAAGCTCGATCGTATTCGAGCAGGGAACCCAGCGGAAAACGGTTGGCTTATTTGAAATGTTCCAGGCCGGGCAGGGGTATTCGTATCAGTTCAGCGGTGAAGAAAAAATGACACAGGCGCTGCGAAGCCTGGCGTCAGATAAAAAATCAAAGGCTTACGTTCTTAGCGGCCACCAGGAATTGCCGCTGGCGCAAATGAATGTGCTCCGGACAAGCTTGGGAGAAGATAATGTGGAGCTTGAGGAGCTGAACCTGCTGCAGAAGGGCAGCGTGCCGGAGGATGCCGATCTTGTTATGCTAATCGGTATGAAGCAGGATGTGAGCGATAAGGAAGCGGAACTGCTGCAGAAGTATGTGGAAGGCAAAGGAAAGCTGTACATTGCGCTTGGGTTCGATGAAAAGATGGCCACAGAATGGCCGAATATTCATGGGCTGCTGAAGTCTCTCGGCGTCGAAAGCACGAACTCGGTCGCCGTGGAGCCGTCCGAAGGCTTGCTGTACGATCCGTTCACGATTATGCCTGATTATAACGAGCACGAGATGACAGACAAGCTTATTCAGTACCGGATGATGATGACCTTGTCGTTAAGCATTCCGCTGAAGATTAGCGAGAATGATACGTATGAAGCGCAAGAAATATTGCACACGACGGAACAAGCGTATGGTGAGACGGATATCCCGCGCTTGGTTCAAGAAGGAAGCGAACGGGATGACAAGGATATCGCAGGTCCCCTGACACTCGGAGCGGTCGTCCAGTCGAAGGATGGGCAGCCGAAAGCTGTCGTCATCGGCGGTTCCAGCTTTATGGCGGATGCTTATATTTATACCCAGGGCAATCGGGACTTCGCGTTGAACAGCATCCACTGGCTGGAGGAGAATCAGGATCAGGTTACAATCCGGCCGCGCGAGAAGGCCGCCTACCAGCTTGCGTATTTGACCCCGGCTCAGGGAAAAACGATTTTGTGGGTGACCGTCATCGGATTCCCGGCCGTGCTGCTCTTTATTGGAGCGGGACTGTGGTGGAGAAGGAGACATGCGTCATGAAAAAGCTGATGCCGGCCGCTCTGCTGGTTATTGTGTTCGGCATACTGTATTGGTATGCATCGTCCAACCATTTCTTTATCGAGTCGGACAAGGAAGCGGAAGTCGCGCCTGCCCTCGTGAAGGCGGAAGCGGAACAAGTGGACGCCATTGAATTGGATACCGATGGCAAGCCGTTGAAGCTGGTTAAGGTGAAGGATGATTGGAAGGTGCAGGGAAATGAGGATTATCCGGTAAGCTCTTATGCGGTTACCGATTGGATTACGACGTTTACCGGCGTGGCGGGGCAAGCCGTGGTCGAAGAGGAGGCGGCGGATATGGCCAAATATGGCCTTGATCATCCCGCTGCCGTGTACTCCATTCGTGAAGGCGGGAATGTTCACCGGATTGAAGTCGGAGGGAACACTCCGGTTCCCGGAACGGTCTACGCCCGGACAGATGGTACGAAGACGGTCTATCAAGTAGCCGAATCCGGCTTGTCGGGCCTCAAGCGCTCTGCCTTTGATTTTGCCCGGAAGGAACCGTTGACATTTGCGTTAGAGGAAGTCCGGGAATTCAAGTGGTCATGGGATGGACAGTCCTATGATCTGAAAAAGCAGCCCACAAAGGAAAATTCGGCTGATAAAGCGGAGAATTGGAGCTTGAACGGCGGGAAAGTTACGCAAGAGAAAGCGTCCTCGCTTATCAATGCCTTCCGCTTCCTGATGATTGATCGCGAGCCGGAACGGGCTGACGCCCTGTCGGGATCCGGAGCGAAGCAGGACTGGTCGCTGACGATTACGCTGCAGCCGAAAGCCATTGACCCGGGACAGCCGCAAGAAAAAGCGGTAACGAAGCGATATGGCGGTTACATGAAGAAGGAGCATATGTGGATCATCCCGGATGGTGAGGGATGGGCCTATCCGGTCGATGAATCCTCCTTCCATGAAGCGGTTCAGACATGGCAGGATGACGAGAAGCAGGATGAACCTGAATCCAATCAAAAGTAAAATGAGACACGGCTCCCGTTCGCGGGAAGCCGTGTCTTCTTGTTGCTCTCATTACAATTCAGGCCAACGAAGCAGAAGCGCCGCTTGAGAGAAGCCTCCTCCGAAGCCGTACAGGAGCGTCATGTCGCCGGGCTTCAGCTTCCCTTCGGCCAAGGCAAGGGAGATGGCCAGCGGAATGCTTGCCGCCGATGTATTGCCATAATAGGTCACGCTCGTTAATGTCCGTTCCATTGGAATGCCGCTTCGTTCACTAATCGCTTCAATCATTCGGAGATTGGCGCTATGCGGAATGAACCAGTCCACTGCATCCGCATTCATTTGAAGCAGGGAGAGGATGTTCCCGACGCCGACAGGGATTTGCTGCAGCGCCCATTTATATAGTACGCGGCCGTTCTGCACCAATTTGCCATCTTCCCGGAGTTCCACTTCTCCAATCCGGTCGGCGGTGGCGCGACGGTATAAGACCGCCTCCGTATCCCCCGTCGTGGCCGATAAGGAGGCCATAAAGCTGTCTCTTCGCTCATCCGCCTCGAGCAGCATCGCTCCGGCGCCATCGCCGAACAGTATGCAGGTGCTGCGATCGGTGTAGTCTACGGTCCGGCTCAACACTTCTGTTCCGATAACGAGGACGCGCTGATGCATGCCTGCCTCGATTAAGCCAATCCCCACCTGAAGTCCGCTGACGAAGCCTGCGCAGGCATTGGAAATATCGAGAGCCAGCGCATCACGCATTCCGAGCCGAGCCTGGACAAGAGCCGCCGTATTCGGGAAAAAAGCATCCGGAGTGGACGTGGCAACCAATACCGCATCCACCTGCCGCAAGTCAATTCCGTGACGCTCCGCCAGATCATTGGCGGCCTTCACCGCCAGATCGGAGGCGTAGACGCCCGGATCGGCGATCCGGCGTTCCTTCATTCCGGTACGGGTAACGATCCATTCATCATTCGTGTCCACCATCGCGGCCAGATCATCATTGGTCAATCGACGCTCGGGGACAAAGGAGCCAAAAGCGGTAATGCGGGCTTTCGTATGCAAACGTGTTATTGGCATAAGTTTCCCTCCGGTATGCTAATATTAGTACCTGGTACTAAATAATAATGCTCCGATGTACCGTTGTCAACGAAAAGGTATGTCGGCAATCCAGGCGGTCCTATAAATGAAGCGCTCCTGCCTTGCTGCGGAAAATTGCAAAGGGGAGAAAGGAGTGGCAGGGGCGGTAAAACCTATCGGCATAACATCCCGGCCTCGGCGCATGCTAAGTGTGGTGATAATCCAATTGAAATCATCTACACAAGGAGGAAAAGCGATGCGTAAAAAGATGGTCCTGCTCACGTTGGCAGCGGCAATGGTCCTGTCCATGGGGTTGACGGGCTGCGCGACGAATCCCGATAACGTGACAACGAGAGGCGCCCAAAACAACATGCGTACCCGTACCGCTCAGGACGGAATCTATCCGCTCGGCATGAACCCGAATTTGGATACGAACGCGAACAGATATAACGGCGACCGCTACGGAACACGAGGCAATGGAGTAGACGGAGTTCGCGGTTATGGCGTTGACGGTATCGGAACTCGCGGCACGACTCGCGGGAATGGTCTCGATGGTTTCGGTACTCGCGGCACGACTCGTGGAACCGGCATGAACGGGCTTGGCCGGAATGGATTCGGAATCAACGACGACCTGACCGGCTTGGGCACGAATGGCAACCGCTTTGGCATGAATGGGTTAGGCACGAATGGCAACGGCTTTGGCATGAATGGGTTAGGCACGAATGGCAACGGCTTTGGCATGAATGGGTTAGGCACGAATGGCAACCGCTTTGGCATGAATGGCTATGGCACATACGGCTATGGAATGAATGGCCTGAATGGCTTTGGGACTTACGGTACCGGAAATTATGGCATGAACAACTTCACGGGTTTTGGCGTTGACGGCAACCGGCTGAACGGTAACGGAACAGGCTATGGCAACGCGCATTCCATGACGAATATGCAGATGAGCAAAAAAATTGCCGACAAGATCGCCCGAATGAAAGGCGTGAAAACGGCAAACGTAATGCTTACCAATAATAACGCCTACGTTGCGGTAACAACCGATACGCAAGGTAACGCCAAAGGAACGACACGCGGCAACGGCATGAACAAAAGCATGGGACGCGCAGGCGGTACCGGTAATCTGGATGCCCGCTCCAAGAGCCATGCACTCAATAACAGCGCGGATATGAGCGCCAATGGAGTATCTTCGGATCTGAAGGGACGAATCGCCCAAATCGTCAAAAAAGATGCGCCACAATGCGATCAAGTATACGTGTCAGCCAACCCTGACTTCGTCCAACGGATGAATCAGTTCATGAAGAGCTCGAGAGAGGGCCGTCCGTTATCCGGATTTGCTAATGAATTCCAAGAAATGGTTTATCGTATCTTCCCGACACAAGAATATGGAACCACGAGACAAATGACCAATACTCATCCGAGACGACTGAACAATATGGCTCCCGGGTTGAGATAACAACGGGAAGGAACCGCGTTCTGCGCTATTGGCAGACAGGCGCGGTCCTTTTCGCTACATACGATTTATCGTGCAGCATTTAGCCCGAATTTATGCAATAGTGACGGGGAGCGCAGAGGACAGGCCCATTTTTGAGAAGCACCGCACCAAGTTAGAATGCCCTTCATACTATAACTTTGACTGTATCCCTTAACCTTGTTAAATAACAAAAATTCGGGCAAGGAGGGGTGACACTTGAAGGGTAGCGATCACAAAAGCAAGTTCCTGTTGACGAACCGTGAACGCGAAGTCTTTGAATTGCTTGTTCAAGACAAAACGACCCGCGACATCGCGCAACTGCTGTTCATTAGCGAGAAGACCGTCCGAAACCACATCTCCAACGTCATGCAAAAATTAAATGTGAAAGGTCGGTCGCAAGCGGTTGTCGAACTGATCAAGCTTGGGGAGTTAAAAATCTGATGATAAGCCCATCGCCCTGACCATTGTAAACTTCTGCTCCTGCGGCAGACCCTTACCCAAGGACAGAAGTTCTTGAATGAGCAAGTCCTTACGGCTTGCATTCAATAGATCACAGCGTCGTCTGCCGGCTGCCCTTATACAGGGTCTGGCAGTTAGACGCTAATTTTTTTGCCATGTCCCGTAACGGAGAAGTTGTTCCTGGCATTCGGCGATTCTTACTAACTTCGGTTTGGAGTTTTCTTGAAGGCTATGATGAGTAAAATATCTGCAATGATTCAAAATCGGCTTTTAGTTTTGCCCTTAACATAAAATCGATGCCCAATATGCCGTCAAAGCCATACGGTTCTTGAATGGAACCTAGCTGTATAGGAAACGAAGTAAATTGAATAGTATCAATCTTTAGATTAGGAATAATTTGTTCGTAACATATTTCGCTTGTGCCGCCAATACCATACATTCTTTTAGCCTTACCGTTCATAAAATCAATCTGAATTCCGATTCGGGAAAGTAAATCCGTATCAAATACCGTTGCTGCACAGCCTGTGTCGAACAGAACATTCGTTAAATGGATGGATTTCTGATCTTGTTTCAAGGTCATAGAGACGATAGGCAGCCCATTTTGAATCTGAATCCTCATGATGGCCGCCTTATCCCCGAGAAAAATTCTTCAACGATTTCTACATCGGTCCGGCTGGTATGAAAGACATATAATTCACGCGACGGGTGCAGTTTGTGAAAATGTTTATAACCATTCCAAGCTTCCTGAGGGTTATCATAATCTTGAATTACCGCTAAATCTTCTAGATAGCGCATTTGATTATTTGAAGTAGCCTTAATCGCTTCGACCAAAACAAAGCGATCTGGAAGTGTTTCCGTAATTTCTCCCCATTTCATCAGCTTCACCTCACCCTTTAACTGCTTAGATTAAGTATACCATAATCAATGGGACGAATTGGAATGAGGGGAGAATCTGCGTAAAGACAGAGAAAGCCCATGCTGCAGGAGCACGGGCCTTGATCATAGCGTGAATGTGATGCGGGTTTAGGCTTGCTGCATATGGCTGCGGCCCTTGACCCAGACTTGCCGGATATTCAGATCGCGGTCGGTCCAGACGAGATCGGCTTGCTTGCCGACTTCGATGCTGCCGGTCACGTCATCGATGCGAAGCTGCTTCGCCGGATTGATGCTCGCGAGACGGGACGCTTCCACGAGGGACAGGCCTACCTGCTCGATGACGAAGCGGACGGCGCCGATCATCGTCAGCGTGCTGCCTGCCAGCGAATTGCCTTCCGTCAGCCGGGCCACTCCGTCCATTACAGTCACGGGAAGACCGCCCAGCTCGTAAGCTCCGTTCGGCATGCCCGCCGCGGACATCGCGTCGGTGATGAGCACAAGCTTGCCCGGCGCCTTGGAGCGGGCGAGCAGCTTGATGCATGCGGGATGCACGTGATGGCCGTCCGCAATGACTTCGGCCGTAATCCGATCGTCGGTGAGGACCGCACCGGCGACGCCCGGATTGCGGTGATGAACCGGGGACATCGCGTTGAACGTGTG contains the following coding sequences:
- a CDS encoding GldG family protein; the encoded protein is MKTWLRRGNAAMISAAVVGIFVLITYIFQSFSGWQWDVTKNKSFTLSEQTLSALASIEKPIAIKLFTTPNDDEVLVREVADMAEEYAKRNRNISFKRYDLLKEPSLAEQYKLTASSIVFEQGTQRKTVGLFEMFQAGQGYSYQFSGEEKMTQALRSLASDKKSKAYVLSGHQELPLAQMNVLRTSLGEDNVELEELNLLQKGSVPEDADLVMLIGMKQDVSDKEAELLQKYVEGKGKLYIALGFDEKMATEWPNIHGLLKSLGVESTNSVAVEPSEGLLYDPFTIMPDYNEHEMTDKLIQYRMMMTLSLSIPLKISENDTYEAQEILHTTEQAYGETDIPRLVQEGSERDDKDIAGPLTLGAVVQSKDGQPKAVVIGGSSFMADAYIYTQGNRDFALNSIHWLEENQDQVTIRPREKAAYQLAYLTPAQGKTILWVTVIGFPAVLLFIGAGLWWRRRHAS
- a CDS encoding glycosyltransferase family 4 protein; the protein is MCNQDYITGAEKHLLFLAHELSIWYECIIIVPQEGRLSALARAAGIRSEIMPCPLMYSLIRPDADLPEEWERWKRAPEFEAIVELLRHMQPDIVLTNTAIHPLPAAAAASLGIPALWVINETIADTPHTSLAAALISSHADGIIGTSETTLQPIRPAAAPIYLLPPSWHPNSLQIRSWPHFRRSKRKELGIAAGHVLIGYIAAAIYPEKGLDHFVRMALQVANQRPFARFVIIGEPTDHGYYDACLGMIANSPYADRFRVIRFEASVQHVYPAMDIVVVPSLLPEGFGLTALEGMIFGKAVITYASGGLAEIQAATRNSAYSIETGNVGRLAQAVVDATRSPLVWKKAGIRNRKNAARVYGHTVFRDRLKKLLVSHVLHHRPKYQVIQGDAPDVFVADSDSGTYRRVAPGMPEYESLLPQARRIPADILYGVISSEGSPGDKLRRPLSRHPHLRGRRRTKRGRRHSPRAIRSGRRKRTGLHRSRIRRSKRLRKK
- a CDS encoding DUF4340 domain-containing protein translates to MKKLMPAALLVIVFGILYWYASSNHFFIESDKEAEVAPALVKAEAEQVDAIELDTDGKPLKLVKVKDDWKVQGNEDYPVSSYAVTDWITTFTGVAGQAVVEEEAADMAKYGLDHPAAVYSIREGGNVHRIEVGGNTPVPGTVYARTDGTKTVYQVAESGLSGLKRSAFDFARKEPLTFALEEVREFKWSWDGQSYDLKKQPTKENSADKAENWSLNGGKVTQEKASSLINAFRFLMIDREPERADALSGSGAKQDWSLTITLQPKAIDPGQPQEKAVTKRYGGYMKKEHMWIIPDGEGWAYPVDESSFHEAVQTWQDDEKQDEPESNQK
- a CDS encoding ABC transporter ATP-binding protein, which encodes MLEVNNVSKWYDDRRGVEDLQFAIEQGEIVGFLGPNGAGKTTTMRMITGYLNPTRGSISIGGLTMAEHGAQARSKIGYLPETPPLYPDMSVKAYLSFIADLRGVPVREQKQRIAEMLDKLGLRGREKQIIRSLSKGYKQRLGLAQAIMHKPDLLVLDEPTSGLDPNQIIEIRELIRELGEQHTVLLSTHILPEVNTLCNRVLIIHQGRLVLDERQDRLGLVMGQTSSLQLEVKGRESEIISILTALPEVASVDVLAEAEEPGAGIGTDQERETDDEETESRAGAFSVSPGAEAGAESGITAEQAGADEAGVVPEAGEEQTGAAQPDSGAQIVALRVIPAEQSDARESIFFALAKAGYPILEMKRDGTSLEDVFIRLTTEEEVQDA
- a CDS encoding ketoacyl-ACP synthase III yields the protein MPITRLHTKARITAFGSFVPERRLTNDDLAAMVDTNDEWIVTRTGMKERRIADPGVYASDLAVKAANDLAERHGIDLRQVDAVLVATSTPDAFFPNTAALVQARLGMRDALALDISNACAGFVSGLQVGIGLIEAGMHQRVLVIGTEVLSRTVDYTDRSTCILFGDGAGAMLLEADERRDSFMASLSATTGDTEAVLYRRATADRIGEVELREDGKLVQNGRVLYKWALQQIPVGVGNILSLLQMNADAVDWFIPHSANLRMIEAISERSGIPMERTLTSVTYYGNTSAASIPLAISLALAEGKLKPGDMTLLYGFGGGFSQAALLLRWPEL
- a CDS encoding YhcN/YlaJ family sporulation lipoprotein; amino-acid sequence: MAGAVKPIGITSRPRRMLSVVIIQLKSSTQGGKAMRKKMVLLTLAAAMVLSMGLTGCATNPDNVTTRGAQNNMRTRTAQDGIYPLGMNPNLDTNANRYNGDRYGTRGNGVDGVRGYGVDGIGTRGTTRGNGLDGFGTRGTTRGTGMNGLGRNGFGINDDLTGLGTNGNRFGMNGLGTNGNGFGMNGLGTNGNGFGMNGLGTNGNRFGMNGYGTYGYGMNGLNGFGTYGTGNYGMNNFTGFGVDGNRLNGNGTGYGNAHSMTNMQMSKKIADKIARMKGVKTANVMLTNNNAYVAVTTDTQGNAKGTTRGNGMNKSMGRAGGTGNLDARSKSHALNNSADMSANGVSSDLKGRIAQIVKKDAPQCDQVYVSANPDFVQRMNQFMKSSREGRPLSGFANEFQEMVYRIFPTQEYGTTRQMTNTHPRRLNNMAPGLR
- a CDS encoding helix-turn-helix domain-containing protein, which codes for MKGSDHKSKFLLTNREREVFELLVQDKTTRDIAQLLFISEKTVRNHISNVMQKLNVKGRSQAVVELIKLGELKI
- a CDS encoding retropepsin-like aspartic protease, which produces MRIQIQNGLPIVSMTLKQDQKSIHLTNVLFDTGCAATVFDTDLLSRIGIQIDFMNGKAKRMYGIGGTSEICYEQIIPNLKIDTIQFTSFPIQLGSIQEPYGFDGILGIDFMLRAKLKADFESLQIFYSS
- a CDS encoding ABC transporter permease subunit; its protein translation is MRRFRAIFRKELQAYFTSPASYAAFAVYVLISSMMFYLNFVMFQPSIIDFRLVSGNAVFMYVFVIPLLTMRLLADEFRQGTDELLLTSPARLSHIVLGKYAAALVVMVLLVCLSLLYPLIMSFFGPLDWPVLLTSVLGMLMLSATMAAVGLFASSLSQHQMVAAIAGVVMLLAFWLLDMPASTSPEWGSWLAPFAMNLRLESFMKGVISAADILFFVTLSAVFIVLSIQVLDRKRWR